CATCCCGGTGTTGCCCAGGCGTATTTCAAGCTCGGGCTTGCGCATATCCGCCAAGCTCAGCCCGACCTAGCGGAGGCCAGCCTCACCAAGGCTGTGGAAATTGCAGACGTGGCCATGGACGAGCAGAGCACTATCCGTCAGGCCTACCGCGACCAGCTGGCATTACACCTGGCTTTGCGCGGCGACCTCGTGAGGGCGAAGACGACGCTAGGCCCGCTAATGGCGCTCGCCCAAACGCACCCGAATCTCACAGCACACGATGAGTACGCCATTGCACTGTTGCTTGGCGCGCTGTGTGACTACGCGTCGGAGCGCACGCCAGCCAATGCCGGACGCGTGCAGGAACGCTTCACCGCTGCACGCGCCGTCGCCGAACGCCGCACGGCGCGTAACTCGCTCCGATCGCTCGAAACGCTCGCGACGGAACTGGGGTTGAAGGTCAATACCGAGACACCGTACGGCAGCGCTACGCGATAGCCTCTTCGACCATCGCTTCGGGATAGTCCGTATATCCCTCCTCTGCACCACCAAAATACGTGGAACGGTCACCCTGGGCCAGGGGAAGGCCATGGCGCAACCGATAAGGCAGATCGGGATTGGCGATGAAGGGTCGGCCGAAACTGATCAGGTCGGCCCAGCCCGCGCGCAGCGCATTTTCGGCGCGCTGGGCCGAGTAGCCGCCCACGTACATCAATGTGCCGCTGTAGAACTTGCGCACATTGCGGCGAAACGCTTCGGACAAGGGAGGGCGTAGTCCCTGATCGTCCTCGCAGACGTTCAAGTAGGCCAGTCCGAGCGCGTCCATCCGTGCGGCAAGTGCCAGGCCATCCGATTCGGGGCGCGTGTCCGACACGTCGTCAGCCGCGCGCCAGGGTGCGAAGCGCAGCCCGACCCGGTGCGGCCCGACGGCATCCACGACGGCCTCAGCCACCTCGCAGACAAACCGCAGACGTCCGTCGAGCGAGCCACCATAGCCATCCTGACGAAGGTTCGTCGCCGGATCCAGAAACTGCTGGATCAGGTACCCGTGCGCCCCGTGAAGCTCGACACCATCAAATCCCGCGTCGACTGCATTGCAGGCCGCGCGTGCGAAGTCGTCCACGATGGTCCGGATCTCATCGACCTCCAGGGCGCGCGGCATGGAAGCGCAAACCAGTTCGCCGTCGCGGCTGGGCGCACCGCGACCGCGCGGATCGATATAGACCTTTGCGAACGTGGCCCGCAGCGCCGATGGCGCAACCGGCGCGGCGCCGTCGCTTTGGAATGACACGTGCGAGATGCGCCCCGCGTGACACAGCTGCGCGAAGATGCGTCCACCGGCGCCATGCACCGCATCCACAACCCGTCGCCATCCGGCGATCTGCGCCGTGGTGTGGAGTCCTGGCGACCACGCATAGCCTTGTCCCTGCCGGCTAATCTGCGAACTTTCGCCAATCACCAGACCGGCAGAAGCGCGCTGCCGGTAATACTCGGCCATCAGCGCCGTGGCGCAATCGCCGGCGCCCGCCCGCGCCCGGCTCATCGGCGCCATGACGATGCGGTTGGGCATCATCATGCTTCCCAACCGATAGGGCGTGAACAACAAAGAGTTCGATTCTGCGCGCACGGGGTTATCCAGATAGGGTGGTCGACGCAGCGGAAAAGCCGGCAATATCAAGGTATCGTGGTAAGTAAGCGGCGGTGCCGCATGCGGCCTTCAACACCGGTTCGACCCACGATCGGAATATGTGGAAACAGGCCGATCGGGCAAGGTCATTGGTCCGGGACCGTGAAGATGCCACCTGCCAACAGCAAGCGAAGCGGTTTACCATTCGCGTTCGCAGCGACCGCGCGAAATCCGCACGATCCGCGACAGACAATCGACGGGAAACCGGGAAGGTACGGCGGGCACGCCCCCTCTTCCAGGCATCCGTGACCGACCTTGAGAGGCCCACTTGAGCACTAGCAAATGGTTTGTTCGCCCGTTCCCGCGCCAATCGCCGAAATTGCGACTGATCTGCCTGCCCTACGCCGGCGGTTCGGCGTCGACCTACCTGCCCTGGGCCACGCACCTGCCGGCAGACGTCGAGCTGGTCTGCGTACAGCCGCCCGGACGGGCCTCGCGAATGGGCGAGCGGCCGCACTCGGAAATGGACGATCTGGTCGCTGAACTGACGGCTGCTTTCTCCGGCATTGCCGACAAGCCGTACGCCCTCTTCGGACACAGCCTTGGCAGCCGCGTGGCCTACGCGTTCGCGCAGCAGTGCGAGCGCGCCGGTTTGCCAGGCCCCCGCCTGCTGATTGCCTCCGGCAGCCGGGCCCCGCACTTCCCGGGCGACAAGGACTGCGTTTACGACTTGCCGGAAGCGCAGTTCATCGACAAGCTGCGCGAATTGAACGGCACCCCCGAAGAAGTGTTGAACAATGCGGAACTCATCCAGTTCCTGATTCCACTGCTCCGGGCCGACTTCAAAATTGCCGACGTCTATCAGGCAGAGCCCTGCCGGCTCCATTGTCCGATCGTCGTGCTGGCAGGAACGGAAGATTGGGAGGTGACCGAAGCGGCGGCAGAGGGCTGGCGCGAGCTCTCCAATGGGCAATGCGATATCCACTGGATTCCGGGCGGGCACTTTTTTGTCGAGCACAGTCGCGCCGTGGTCCTGGAGAAGGTGAACGCCGCGATTGCGGGAATCACGAGACTGGACCGCGTTGCGTGACGCGCGGCAGCTAGCTGCCGCTTCCTTGTGGAGGGCTCGGTAGTGTGGGTGGAAAGCGAAGTGGCCGCCCAGCGGTGGCGACAACAGGGGGTTCACCCCTGGCGCGCTGCGCGTACCTGGGCTACGGGGGAACACCGCTTTCGTAGCTCGCGCTGACCGGCAGGGTTTACCCGGAACGGGGTCGCGATGGCGCTCATGAAAGACGATATGGTCGGCCGCGCTCGATGTCATTGGTACGCAACGCCTGCTCGATGGCCTCGTCAGCGCACGAAGAACGTGGTCCGTCCGACGCCCGCGTTGTTTGTCGCGGCGACCCAGGCCCGCACTTCCACCTCGTAGATACCGGGCTCCTGGGTTTTCAGCTCCGTGCCGAAGCGCCCGGCGGCCGCGTCGAAGGTCATTCGCTGGGCGGGCTGCGGCTTGCCGTTGATCGACACACTGACTTCCACTTCGGTATCACCAGCCCGCCAATGCCCATCGACGGATAGCGCGCAACCACACATCATGGTCACCGATGCCTGTAGGGGAACCGTCGATTGCTTGTCCACCCATTGGTAGGCGGCCGGCTCGACCAGGTCGACGATCAGGCCGGGCAACTCCAACAACCAGCCCTCGCCTGCCGTGATATGCCGGCCGGGCAATACCCACTGCGTACTGGTGACGGTCGTGGCGGCCTGAGGCTGACTGACAGGGCCGGTGACCGTGGCCGTGACACGGCGCGCGCCTGTCAGGTCAAGCGACGCCTTGAAGACGGCTGAGTCGTCCGTCGCCTTGCGGCCACCGTCCTTTGGCGGGCTTTTCATGATGCGATCGGTATCGCCCGTTGTGCCTTGGGTCATGCCCCGGGCCAAGACCTCGCCGGTGTCTGCGTCGGTCAGCGTCACCAGGGCAGACGCGGAATACCCACCAATGAACTTCGCGCCGCGCGCCAGGACGCGCACCTCGATCTGCGTGGGTTCAGCCGACGCCATCGCGCTGGCACCCAACAACGCGGCAAGCGCGCAAAAGACGCGTGGCAGTACACGGTGACAGGACAGGACAAATTTCATCGCGATGAGCACTCCTACTGCACCAAGGACATCCCCCGGCTGAGGGACCCCGTCAATGGGTCAAGCAACTTCACTGCGCCAGCCACAACGTCGGGCTAGCACGCCGCCTCGAACACGATGCGCTCCTCCGCCCCACGGGCGGAATTGATGACGCCGTCGTACTTGCCCTTCTCGCGCATCATGCGAATCCAGGAGCCGCCGAACTTCTCGCCGAACTGGAAGACGCCCCAGACAAAGTTGAAGACGTCGCACGAGGCGTCGGCGTGTCCGTAGAACTGCTTCGACTCGCAATACGCCTGGGCGATCCACAGTTCCGGCTGGCGCAGATTCCAGATCGTGTTCCGCCATTCCTGGTCAGACATGAACCGACCGACGTGAACATCGATCCCCTGCATGCCATTGCATTGCTTGACGACGTAGCGCTCCCTGTTCGCCAGCAGTTCGTCGCGAACGGCCGGAGAGAACAGGGGGCCGCCGAGGATGTACGTTTTCGGCACGTAGCGTTCCACCAGCGCCGCTTCGTGCGGCGAGAGCAGCTTCATCTGCGCCGCGTAGTGCAGCAACGCCATGTTGCGCTTGTCGGACAAGAGCACGTACGTGGGGAAGTCCGGGCTGGCGAGCTTGCGCGCGAAAATGCTGCGCAACAGTTCAAGCGGCGGGTCCGGCTCTCCGCTCAGGTCGCCGAAGGTGACCAGGTGGACTCGCCGCCCCCGGTGAAACGTACCTTCCGCGTTGACTTCAAGTTCATCGAACCCCGCGAAGAAGCCAATGTCACAGTCGACACCCGACTCGCCGATGGCCCGGGCGATGTACTGCTGCAGAAACGTACCGTAGACAGCCGGATCAAACCCGCGCTTGACCTTGACCAGAATGTTCGCCTTGCCGGTGCGGGCAATCTTGGCCGCCGAAGCGATCAGGAATTTGAAGAACGTCACCGGCGTGTTGCGGCAGTTGACGTTGTGCTGACCAAAGAAGTCCCGGTACCCGTCGTACTGGCGGAAGGTCTCGTCCATCCATTGGATCTGCCAGCCGCCAATTGCCGTACCGACGTTGACCTCGACCAATTTCAGTCCATCGTCCGTGAGAATGGCATCGGTCCGGAAGCAGATGTCGGAAAAGTCGACGCCATTGAAGAAGAACGAACAGCGGACCGGATCCATGTTCAGGGCGGCGGCCATTTTCATGGCATCTTCGTTGAATATCGCCCGCACTGCCTTGTAGGTCATCTTCAGGATGTTGGCGTTCATCTCCTGCATGCTGGAGACCATCTCCGGAGATACGAAGAACGGCCACGAGTTGATGGGGTACTCGTAATGCCGCATGAAGTCGGTGGTAGCCATTTCCCGGAAGGGAATCCGCTCCACCAGCCCCTTCGAGCGAACATAGCGATGGAATTCGCCATTGAGCAGGGAGATGTCGTTACCGTTTTTCTCGATAGCATCGATCATGGTTCGGCGTTCACGATGGCGTAGGCTTCCTGGGCGGGTGCAGGATGCCCGACGTGGTTGGAGGGTTGGTGAGGGAGCGTATTCCCGGCGCTTTCCAGAACAGGGGCCCGGCGAGTCCGATCAACGGATTCACGCACCCTGCCCTGGTCCATGTAGATAAGACGGTCCGCCTCGTCGAAAAACCGATCGTCGTGACTGATGACGATCACCGCTTTGCCGCGGGCCTTCAGCTCATGAACGATGCGGCGGTAGAACACTTCCTTGAACGAGGGGTCCTGGTCGGCAGCCCATTCGTCGAAAAGGTAGAGGTCCTTGTCCTCCAGCAGCGCGGCCAGCAGCGCCAATCGCTTGCGCTGGCCATCCGAGAGCGCTGTTGTCGAGAACTGTCGCGCTTCAATGACCAGCTTTCCCTCAAGCTTGAGCAGCGCCATGTACTCTTTGATGCGCGCCGCCTCGTCGGGCTTTGCCTCGCACAGCAGGCGATCGAAAAGATAGTAGTCCGAGTAGATCGAGCAGATCCGCTGGCGGTAGGCGGCGAAATTCTCGTCGGTCAGGCGTTGGTCGCCGAAAAGGATCTCGCCACTGGCCGCGGCGTAGTGCAACGTGAGCAGCTTGCTCAGTGTCGACTTTCCGGAACCATTGCCGCCGACGATGAACGTCACCTCGCCACGCCGGATCGTCAAGTCGATAGGGCCGACCTGGAAACCCGCTTCGTCCTTCGAGCCACGGTGCTGGTAACACAGGTTCCTCACCCGCAGCTCCGTCCACGCCGGAAGCTCGCCGCCGCGTCTGGCCGGATACGACTCCGCGGGAATGCTACGCATGATGCCATTGACCTTGTTGAGCGAAATCTTGGCCATGACCACCGAAGGTACGGTTCCAATCACCACCGCGATGGGTGTGGTGATGTATAGCATCGCCATTACCACGCCCGTCAGCTCCGAGGGCGTGATCGCGTGATAGTTGATGAAGACATACGCGATGACGCCGATGACGAAGAAGCTGATCATGTCGCCGTAGTTGGCGGCCAGGCGCATCACCGTGTTGCCGGTCTTGTCCGCCGCCAGCACGGCGTACTCGTTTTCCATCAGCACGTCCGCGAAGTAGCGCTCGCGCTTGTCGGCGTCGAGCTTCAGCTCCTTGGCACCGGCGATGAGGCCTTGAATGGCTTCCTGCAGCAGGTCGATGCGCTGCCGCGAGCGATGGAAGTACTTGTTGGCGATGAACACCGGTACCTGGTACGTGATGACGCCGAACACGATAGCCTGCATGACGACGACAAACACGGAGTAGTTCAGGTAGGCCATGAAGCCCAGCATGCCGACAATGGTGACCGCACTGATCAGGAGATCCGGAATGGCCCGGGCGCCGATCACGATCCGGCCAACGTCCGTGGTGATCGTGGCAATCAGTTTCGAGGAACCGATCCGCTCCAGGTCAGCGATGGGCGAGCGGGCAATCTGCTCGTAGAGCGTCTTGCGCAGGTCCGTCGTCACGTCCATCGCGACGCGCATCAGGCTGACCTGGGAAATGGAACGCGATACCAGAACGAACAGGCAGATGCCAAAGAACACCAGCGCCAGCTTGTACTGGTGAATCTCAAAGCCGAGAAACAGTGCGACGTCGGCACCGGAGCCGGCGCTGTCGGAGCTGTTGATACCCACCTGGACCAGCGGAATCAACAGGGAGTAGCTGATGCCCGACAGCGCGCCCAGCAGGATCGACAGGAAAATGCGGTTGGGGGCGCGCTGGATAAACAGATCGAACAGTTTCACTGTCGGCCCTCCTGGGTTGGCACGGCCGGGGTGAGGGTCAGGACCGATGTCGTCGCTGCGGCGACCGGTTCGCGTAGCGCAAAGAACGCCACCCGGTTGAATGGTTCGAGCATGTCGTCGAAATGCGGACTGAGTGGATTGCCGGACTGGCCCGTCGAGTTCATGTAGCTGTGTCGCGCGTCCTTCGGCGCAAGCGACATCACCTGCCGGAACACCGCACCGAAGGTCTGCTCAAACCCTTCCATCGGCTTGTAGCGGCTGGCCGCGACGTCGACGGAGTTCTCCGATCCGGCGCTGGCGATGCGGCGTGCGAAGAGGCGGTCCAGCAGATTGACATCACTGAATGGCAGATGCCGGAAACTCGCCTGGTGCACGGCGCCCCATTGCCAGTGCCTTTCATCACCCTGCCACTTGCGAAGCTCCTGCAGCGCGTCGTCCAGTGCAGCTCGCGCGAGGCCGGCACAACGCGGGATATCCGGTGCAACCGGACTGCCACACCATTCCGGGTTGCCGCTCATCATCATGTGCTTGATCTGCAGCGGCGTGACGCCTGCCACATAGCTGCGCAACACATCCACCTGTGCCCGGTTGTCACCGGCGTCCTTGAAGCGGTCCAGCAGCATGCGCTGCTTGAGGTTCTTCACCCAGAGATTGAAGACGGCCGCTGGCGCCTGCTCCTGCGCCATCGACCCGTCCCAGGCCTTGAGCGCCAACAGCGTATCGGACGCCGCAGAGGAATCGAGCAGGCCAAGCAGGTAGTCCTTCAGTTCAGCGGCTTCCATATCCTTGACATCGCCCTGCATCGTCTCGACGTCTTCCAGGCGGATTTTCCCCTTCCCTTTCAGCGTTTCCTCGATCAGCGTGGTGATCCGCTCGGCCCTGGCTGGCGGCGCCCAGTCCCGCGAAATGAAATGCGGATACGAGTCACCGGCTACCTTGTTGTTCGCACTGACCAGGAAGCCGCTGGCCGGATTGAAAGTCCGCGGCATTTCGGCGAACGGGATGTACCCCTTCCATTCGTAGCGCGTGTCGGCGGCGGGCACCGGCAAGGTTCCGTCGCCCGTGGCGCGTCGGGGGATTCGCCCTGCCGCGACATAACCGATGTTGTTGGCCGTGTCCGCATACACCACGTTGATGGCCGGGGCGATCACGGCGCCGAGAGCGCGATTGAAGTCGTCCCAGTTGGTGGCGTAGGCCAGACGGAAGATCCCTTCGTAGGAAGTATCACCCGTGTCCAGCCCCGGCCAGCGCAGACTCACGGGCTGATCCACCGCCAGCAGCGCGTCACTGACGACCGGCCCCCACTGGGAGCGCCGCACCTGGATGCGAACCGGGTCCAGTGGCTTGCGCAGCGTTGCCGGAAATTCGTTCTTGACGTGGATTTCTTCCTGCCGCACTTCCAGCGCTTGCCACTGGTCGCCCGCCTTGTAGTAATTCGGCCGGTCCGGATCGGTCTCAAGGACGTAGAGGTCCTGCGTGTCGGCCATCATATTGGTGCCGCCCCAGGCGATGTGCCCGTTCCGGCCGAAGACGACATTCGGCAATCCGACCACCGACATGCCGGATACCGAGAACGCCGGAGCCGACATGTGGGCCACGTACCACAGCGAGGGCATCTGCAGGCCCATGTGGGGGTCGTTGGCCAGCAGCGGACTGCCGTCGTCGGTATGCGCGCCGGAAACGACCCAGGCATTGCTGCCGACGAACTTGCCACCCAGCGCCAGATCGTCCTCCAGGATCATTCCCATCTGCGCAATCGCCCGCATCGCCGGCAAGGCATCCGCGGTAACGGGAGCATCGACCGGATAGTCGCGCTCCAGCAACGTCCATTGGGTCGAGGGAAGATACTTGCGGGCGACGTAGCGGCTGGCTTCCGTCCGCATGCTGTTGGATTGGCTGAGACTGAACACCTTGAACCACGCCAGCGAGTCGATCGGCTGCCAGGGCTGCGGTTCGACGCCGAGCAGCAGGAATTCCGCCGGCAACGTGCGCTTCTCGCCCAGGTAGGCATTGATGCCACTGGCGTAGGCCTCCAGCGACGCGCGCGCATCGTCACTCAATGCCGGCCAGGCAGTGTGCGCCGATCCGTACAGGTCCAGCGTGCGCATCCAGATGTCTTCCGGCAGCGCTCTTCTGCCCAGCACTTCACTCAGTCGCCCCTGCGCCAGCCGACGCGCAACTTCCAGTTGCCAGAGTCGATCCTGTGCATGCACGTAGCCCAGTGCGAAATAGGCGTCCATGTCGCTCGACGCACGTACATAGGGAACCCCATTGGCATCACGCGTGATGCTGACCTTGCCTTTGATTCCCTGCACGGCGATTTCGCCGCTGGTCCGGGGCAGACTGCCACGCAGGTGCGAATAGCCGAATCCCAATGCCACCGACAGCGGCAGGCAGATCCAGATGACAAAACGGATCAACAGCGGATGCTTCTTCTTGCGGCTCATCAATGACTCCTGGCACGCAATGCCACGGGACGAGGCATCGCGACCATTCCATCGCAGCGTGAAGCGGGTACTGCCTGCCATGTGGACAGAACCATCGCTCGTTTCATGCCGGCGGCGCTCACAGCGCGGCTACGGCATTCTTCAGTGTGTTCAGGTACGGCAAGTTCTCGAGCACGGTGTCAGTGTCGATACCGAAGTCCACGAGGCAGGCGATCTCGTCGACACCGATGGATTTGAGCTTTGCGGCGAACTCCAGCGCCGACTCCGGGGTACCCAGCAACGCACTGGTGCGGTGATAGCGGTGGAATGCGTGCTCGAGCAACGTATCCATATCGCTCGGGCTGATCCGGTCGGCATCGATGCCGACCTGCGTCGCAAGATTGCGGAGCAGATCGATGGACTGGGCCAGATAGCGCTTGAAGGGCTCTTTCGCTACCTTCATCACGCTTTCCTGGTCGCTCGAAATGAAGGTGTGGATCATCACGGTGACGCGTCCCGGCGTCGTGTAGCCCGCGGCCGCGCGCGTCTGCCGGTACAGTTTGATTTTCTCGGCCAACGACTCGGGCGTTTGACCGGTGAGATGAGACAGTACATTGGCGCCGATCTTTCCTGCTGACTCGAACGTCTGCGGACTCGTGGCCGCCGTGATCCACACGGGCAGCTCACGCTGGATCGGCCGCGGCAGGCAATTGACGGTGATGTCCTCGCCGACACCGTTCTTGCGTGTCACGGGAACACCGCGCCAGAGACCACGGATCTGTTCAATGCCGTCGTACATGAACTGGTGACGCGTCTGGTAATTGGCCGGCGCCAGTACGAAATCGTTCGGCTGCCAGCCCGACGCGAAGGCCAGTCCGACGCGTCCGTCGGACAGGTTGTCCACCACGGCCCATTCCTCCGCCACTCGCAGAGGATCATTCAGGGGCAACACCACGCTGCCCGCCCGCAGTGCGACGTTCTGCGTGATTGTTGCCAGCGCCGACGCCATCAGGGACGGGTTTGGATACAGGCCGCCAAACTGGGCAAAGTGCCGTTCCGGCGTCCACACGGCCTCGAAACCATTGCGGTCGGCGAATTTCGCACCTTCCAGGAGCAGCCGGTACTTGTTTCTGTCGGCGACGCCTTCGTCGCTGGAGAAATAGAACAGGCTCATCGACACACGGTTTTCATCGCCGCCGCGCTCGCCCGCACGCTGGCTGTGCAACAGCGCCCGCTCGATCTCGCTGCGCAGACGCTTGACGTCCAGCAGCAGGGACTTGTCCTTGGGCGGCGCCGTCACCTTGATGCTCAGTTCGCCGTTCTCGATGGTCAGCTCGATGCGCTCCTCGGCGCAGCGCTCAAGAATCTTGTCGACAGCCATTACGCAATCTCCGTTTCAGTTCGGGCTGACTGGTTCCTGCCGGGCGTCCCCGCCTGGATTGAACGTCTCATCCAGGGTCCGCACGCGTCGGCGATGCCGTGGGGTTTGCCGCGCAGCGCGCCTAACTCCGGCGCAGGAAAGCGGTCAATCCGGAAATAGTCTGGTGAACGTACAAATCCCTCAAACTCAAGCCCGGCAGCCCGCGCTCGCGTGCCTTCGTCGACAGCCGGATGGCAAACAGCGAATTGCCGCCAAGGTCAAAAAAGTTGTCGCCGACGCTGACCGGCTGGTCGAAGAGCTCCGACCAGATCTCGACCAGGTGGCGCTCGACGTCCGTCTCCGCATCCTCTGCCGGTGTGCTCGGCGCGGCCGCCCCCTTCGGCGCAACGGCGATACCGATCGAGCGCTCCGGCGATCCGGACCGCTCGATGATGTGACCCGCCAGTTTCTGCTGGTCGAGCTTTCCATTGGCCGTCAAG
This genomic stretch from Tahibacter amnicola harbors:
- a CDS encoding LLM class flavin-dependent oxidoreductase: MAVDKILERCAEERIELTIENGELSIKVTAPPKDKSLLLDVKRLRSEIERALLHSQRAGERGGDENRVSMSLFYFSSDEGVADRNKYRLLLEGAKFADRNGFEAVWTPERHFAQFGGLYPNPSLMASALATITQNVALRAGSVVLPLNDPLRVAEEWAVVDNLSDGRVGLAFASGWQPNDFVLAPANYQTRHQFMYDGIEQIRGLWRGVPVTRKNGVGEDITVNCLPRPIQRELPVWITAATSPQTFESAGKIGANVLSHLTGQTPESLAEKIKLYRQTRAAAGYTTPGRVTVMIHTFISSDQESVMKVAKEPFKRYLAQSIDLLRNLATQVGIDADRISPSDMDTLLEHAFHRYHRTSALLGTPESALEFAAKLKSIGVDEIACLVDFGIDTDTVLENLPYLNTLKNAVAAL
- a CDS encoding cyclic peptide export ABC transporter — its product is MKLFDLFIQRAPNRIFLSILLGALSGISYSLLIPLVQVGINSSDSAGSGADVALFLGFEIHQYKLALVFFGICLFVLVSRSISQVSLMRVAMDVTTDLRKTLYEQIARSPIADLERIGSSKLIATITTDVGRIVIGARAIPDLLISAVTIVGMLGFMAYLNYSVFVVVMQAIVFGVITYQVPVFIANKYFHRSRQRIDLLQEAIQGLIAGAKELKLDADKRERYFADVLMENEYAVLAADKTGNTVMRLAANYGDMISFFVIGVIAYVFINYHAITPSELTGVVMAMLYITTPIAVVIGTVPSVVMAKISLNKVNGIMRSIPAESYPARRGGELPAWTELRVRNLCYQHRGSKDEAGFQVGPIDLTIRRGEVTFIVGGNGSGKSTLSKLLTLHYAAASGEILFGDQRLTDENFAAYRQRICSIYSDYYLFDRLLCEAKPDEAARIKEYMALLKLEGKLVIEARQFSTTALSDGQRKRLALLAALLEDKDLYLFDEWAADQDPSFKEVFYRRIVHELKARGKAVIVISHDDRFFDEADRLIYMDQGRVRESVDRTRRAPVLESAGNTLPHQPSNHVGHPAPAQEAYAIVNAEP
- a CDS encoding thioesterase II family protein, with the protein product MRLICLPYAGGSASTYLPWATHLPADVELVCVQPPGRASRMGERPHSEMDDLVAELTAAFSGIADKPYALFGHSLGSRVAYAFAQQCERAGLPGPRLLIASGSRAPHFPGDKDCVYDLPEAQFIDKLRELNGTPEEVLNNAELIQFLIPLLRADFKIADVYQAEPCRLHCPIVVLAGTEDWEVTEAAAEGWRELSNGQCDIHWIPGGHFFVEHSRAVVLEKVNAAIAGITRLDRVA
- a CDS encoding penicillin acylase family protein produces the protein MSRKKKHPLLIRFVIWICLPLSVALGFGYSHLRGSLPRTSGEIAVQGIKGKVSITRDANGVPYVRASSDMDAYFALGYVHAQDRLWQLEVARRLAQGRLSEVLGRRALPEDIWMRTLDLYGSAHTAWPALSDDARASLEAYASGINAYLGEKRTLPAEFLLLGVEPQPWQPIDSLAWFKVFSLSQSNSMRTEASRYVARKYLPSTQWTLLERDYPVDAPVTADALPAMRAIAQMGMILEDDLALGGKFVGSNAWVVSGAHTDDGSPLLANDPHMGLQMPSLWYVAHMSAPAFSVSGMSVVGLPNVVFGRNGHIAWGGTNMMADTQDLYVLETDPDRPNYYKAGDQWQALEVRQEEIHVKNEFPATLRKPLDPVRIQVRRSQWGPVVSDALLAVDQPVSLRWPGLDTGDTSYEGIFRLAYATNWDDFNRALGAVIAPAINVVYADTANNIGYVAAGRIPRRATGDGTLPVPAADTRYEWKGYIPFAEMPRTFNPASGFLVSANNKVAGDSYPHFISRDWAPPARAERITTLIEETLKGKGKIRLEDVETMQGDVKDMEAAELKDYLLGLLDSSAASDTLLALKAWDGSMAQEQAPAAVFNLWVKNLKQRMLLDRFKDAGDNRAQVDVLRSYVAGVTPLQIKHMMMSGNPEWCGSPVAPDIPRCAGLARAALDDALQELRKWQGDERHWQWGAVHQASFRHLPFSDVNLLDRLFARRIASAGSENSVDVAASRYKPMEGFEQTFGAVFRQVMSLAPKDARHSYMNSTGQSGNPLSPHFDDMLEPFNRVAFFALREPVAAATTSVLTLTPAVPTQEGRQ
- a CDS encoding alkene reductase, producing MLFTPYRLGSMMMPNRIVMAPMSRARAGAGDCATALMAEYYRQRASAGLVIGESSQISRQGQGYAWSPGLHTTAQIAGWRRVVDAVHGAGGRIFAQLCHAGRISHVSFQSDGAAPVAPSALRATFAKVYIDPRGRGAPSRDGELVCASMPRALEVDEIRTIVDDFARAACNAVDAGFDGVELHGAHGYLIQQFLDPATNLRQDGYGGSLDGRLRFVCEVAEAVVDAVGPHRVGLRFAPWRAADDVSDTRPESDGLALAARMDALGLAYLNVCEDDQGLRPPLSEAFRRNVRKFYSGTLMYVGGYSAQRAENALRAGWADLISFGRPFIANPDLPYRLRHGLPLAQGDRSTYFGGAEEGYTDYPEAMVEEAIA